One window of Watersipora subatra chromosome 3, tzWatSuba1.1, whole genome shotgun sequence genomic DNA carries:
- the LOC137389502 gene encoding dual specificity protein phosphatase 7-like: MPTIESLVKMEEVTADWLVNGLKLETILILDCRSQQDFQAGHIEGSMNVNLPPLLMRRLKKGSLPISAAIQGNQKKEQFSTECNYKDIVVCDSLSADVNANTCNLLPLVHDKLVKENYKVKVLSGGYTNFSARYPHHITQSQEKVDNHVTLGLSSLNLIEPTSPKSGDATPSPAFPIEVIKNLYLGNAKCSMDSDALLQNNIRYILNVTPNLPNHFEGSTEVDIKYQQIPIQDHWSQNLSAYFPEAINFIDEGRSKGFGVLVHCLAGISRSVTITVAYLMSKERMTLNDAYDFVKRAKPNISPNFNFMGQLLDFEQTLNLESTTTVCPAKLCLCRSAEQCECNPSKTNQMYFMTPTKSAPNYELEPLNVR; the protein is encoded by the exons ATGCCAACCATTGAATCTCTAGTAAAGATGGAAGAAGTAACAGCAGATTGGCTCGTCAACGGATTGAAGCTAGAAACCATACTCATACTTGACTGCAGATCTCAACAAGACTTTCAAGCAGGTCATATAGAAGGCTCAATGAATGTCAATTTACCTCCCTTACTGATGAGACGTTTAAAGAAGGGTAGTCTTCCAATATCGGCAGCTATTCAAGGAAATCAAAAAAAAGAGCAGTTCAGCACGGAGTGTAATTATAAAGACATTGTTGTATGCGATTCCCTCTCTGCTGACGTCAACGCTAACACATGCAACCTATTACCACTTGTTCACGACAAACTAGTCAAGGAAAATTACAAGGTCAAAGTCTTATCAG GTGGATACACCAACTTCTCTGCTCGATATCCACACCATATAACGCAATCCCAAGAGAAAGTGGACAATCATGTAACACTCGGGCTATCTAGCCTCAACCTTATAGAGCCAACTTCTCCCAAATCCGGTGATGCCACTCCGTCTCCAGCATTCCCGATTGAAGTAATCAAAAACTTGTACCTTGGAAACGCCAAATGCTCAATGGACAGCGATGCTCTGCTACAAAATAACATTCGATATATACTCAACGTCACCCCGAATCTACCCAATCATTTTGAAGGCAGTACAGAAGTTGACATCAAATATCAACAAATTCCTATTCAAGATCACTGGTCTCAGAATCTCTCCGCTTACTTTCCCGAAGCCATCAATTTTATAG ATGAAGGAAGATCGAAGGGGTTTGGTGTACTCGTCCACTGCCTCGCTGGCATCAGCAGATCCGTCACTATAACAGTAGCTTACCTCATGAGCAAGGAGCGAATGACACTGAATGACGCTTATGACTTTGTCAAAAGAGCTAAACCTAATATCTCTCCCAACTTTAATTTCATGGGACAATTACTCGACTTTGAACAAACACTAAACTTAGAGTCAACAACCACAGTTTGTCCAGCCAAACTTTGCTTGTGTAGGAGTGCTGAGCAGTGCGAATGCAACCCCTCAAAAACCAATCAAATGTACTTCATGACACCGACCAAGTCGGCACCAAACTATGAGCTCGAGCCATTGAATGTACGATAG